The DNA region CTGCGAGAAGACAGCAACTTGGCCCTAATTTTGTTAGAAGATTTGGGCTTGCAGTTACCAATGGTTTTCAAACGTTCTGTTAACTTGGGCGAACAAATATTGGTGAAAGTCAGCCACGCCGATCCGCAAAAAGATATGATCCAGTTTCAAGAAATAGTTTATCAAGAAGCCCAAATAGCAGCGAATTAAATAATTTGTCATTGGTCATTGGTCATTTGTCATTCGTAATACTTGCCAGAGGCTAGATTATCAATTACGAATTATTTGAATCTTGCTCTAACCCCTGTCGGTTAGGATATAGGGTAAATGGAATGAGGTAATAGTTGTGAATATATCTTTGACCCCAGAACTAGAGCAGTTGGTTAAGGATAAGGTTAGTAGTGGGAAATACAACTCAGTTACTGAAGTGATGGGTGAAGCATTGAGATTGCTAGAAGAACGCGATCGCATTCGAGATCAGCGTCTAGCAGAATTGAAAGCTAAAATCCAAGAAGGAATAGAAGCCTCAGAGCGTGGTGAAGTAATCGATGGCGAAGAGGTGTTTGCAGAAATTGAAGAAGATATCCGACGTGCTGAAGCTCAAATGCAACAAGCAGAGGCCGCTAAATAATGAGTCGGTATGTTTTAACAATTCCAGCCAAGCAAGACCTCAAGGAAATTAATCGCTATATTATCCGCTTTAATCCTGCTGCGGCTCGAAGATTCAATGAAAAATTTAAACAGCAGTGTAAATTGCTGGCTAATTTCCCTAACATGGGGCAAAGTTGCGATAACTTTATAAGCGGTTTACGGAGTTTCCCTGTAGAAGATTATTTGATATTTTATCGTCCTATTGATGGCGGTGTGGAAGTTGTACGTATTGTCAGTGGTTATCGGGATTTAGAGACAGTTTTCTTAAATAACGATATTCTTTAGTAGTTGGTTCAATCCTTTATTTAATTTCCATTCCAGCAATTTTATTAGTATAATAATGGATCGTGTCGAATTAAAGCTAAACAATGCCTAAACTAAAGACTCGTAAAGCCGCAGCGAAGCGATTCCGTGCCACCGGCACCGGCAAAATCGTCCGTCGTAAAGCTTTCAAAAGCCACCTTTTAGAGCACAAATCTTCTGACAAAAAGCGTAGTATGCGTCAGAGTGCGCTTGTACATGAACGCGATGAACTTAACGTGCGCTTGATGCTCCCATATTTGTAAGTATTTTAGGAAATAAGTTATGACTCGGGTAAAACGCGGTAATGTAGCTCGGAAGCGCCGCAATAAAATTCTCAAACTAGCTAAAGGTTTTCGCGGTTCTCACTCAACTCTGTTTAGAACTGCCAACCAACAAGTGATGAAGGCGCTACGGAGTGCCTACCGCGATCGCAAAAAGAAAAAGCGCGATTTTCGCCGCCTCTGGATCACCCGCATCAACGCTGCTTCAAGGCAACACGGCTTGAGTTACAGCCAGTTGATCGGTAACTTGAAAAAAGCTGATATCCAACTAAATCGCAAGATGTTGGCACAATTGGCAGTCCTCGATCCAGCTAGCTTTGGTAAAGTTGCTGAACTCGCAAATAAAGCTAAAGGATAAAGGTGGCAAAGGATGTATAACAGATGTAACAGATGGCAAGTAATTACTCGGTTACATCTGGTATTATCCGCCACTATTTTTTGGATATCTTGCTTTTCCATAGTGGGGACGGGATTAACTGCGTCTGCTGCCAAAATGCCAGAAATTCAGCAGCGAGGCTATCTAACTGTTGCCGTTAAAGATAACTTGCGTCCGTTGGGATTTAGAGATGCTAACGGTAATTTGCAAGGCTTAGAAATTGACTTGGCACAGCGATTGGCACTTGACTTGGTAGGTACCGAGGCTGTGAAATTGAAACCCGTAGCGAATCGCGATCGCTTGTCTGTAGTATTAGACAATAAAGTTGATTTTGCGATCGCTAGGGTGACAGCAACTGAATCTCGCAGCCGCATAGTTAGTTTCAGTGTTCCCTACTATTTGGATAGCACTGTATTAGTTACAAAAGATCCCTCTGTACAGAAATTGAGCGATTTTGCAAAACAAAAAATTGCTGTACTCAACAATTCCAGCACCATTGCTAAGGTGCGTTACTTTGTGTCAAACGCCGATTTGGTAGGAGTAAATTCATATCAAGAAGCGCGAGATAAAATAGAAACTAATGCAGCCTTTGCCTTTGCCGCAGATGCTAGCGTTCTGAGCGGTTGGGTGCAACAATATCCTCAATATCGGCTACTGCCAATTAAGCTATCAACTGAACCCTTATCTGTAGTCATGCCCAAGGGATTGCAGTACGATGAATTAAGACGGAATGTGAATCAAGCGATCGCTCGTTACTTAGCAGAAGGTTGGCTCCAGCAACGTATTCAATATTGGGGTTTACCGTAATTTTGTCATTAGTCATTGGTCATTAGTGAATAACAAAGGACAAAGGGCAAATAACA from Nostoc commune NIES-4072 includes:
- a CDS encoding transporter substrate-binding domain-containing protein, which codes for MYNRCNRWQVITRLHLVLSATIFWISCFSIVGTGLTASAAKMPEIQQRGYLTVAVKDNLRPLGFRDANGNLQGLEIDLAQRLALDLVGTEAVKLKPVANRDRLSVVLDNKVDFAIARVTATESRSRIVSFSVPYYLDSTVLVTKDPSVQKLSDFAKQKIAVLNNSSTIAKVRYFVSNADLVGVNSYQEARDKIETNAAFAFAADASVLSGWVQQYPQYRLLPIKLSTEPLSVVMPKGLQYDELRRNVNQAIARYLAEGWLQQRIQYWGLP
- the rplT gene encoding 50S ribosomal protein L20, whose translation is MTRVKRGNVARKRRNKILKLAKGFRGSHSTLFRTANQQVMKALRSAYRDRKKKKRDFRRLWITRINAASRQHGLSYSQLIGNLKKADIQLNRKMLAQLAVLDPASFGKVAELANKAKG
- a CDS encoding type II toxin-antitoxin system ParD family antitoxin, producing the protein MNISLTPELEQLVKDKVSSGKYNSVTEVMGEALRLLEERDRIRDQRLAELKAKIQEGIEASERGEVIDGEEVFAEIEEDIRRAEAQMQQAEAAK
- a CDS encoding type II toxin-antitoxin system RelE/ParE family toxin; translated protein: MSRYVLTIPAKQDLKEINRYIIRFNPAAARRFNEKFKQQCKLLANFPNMGQSCDNFISGLRSFPVEDYLIFYRPIDGGVEVVRIVSGYRDLETVFLNNDIL
- the rpmI gene encoding 50S ribosomal protein L35: MPKLKTRKAAAKRFRATGTGKIVRRKAFKSHLLEHKSSDKKRSMRQSALVHERDELNVRLMLPYL